The following are encoded together in the Macadamia integrifolia cultivar HAES 741 chromosome 10, SCU_Mint_v3, whole genome shotgun sequence genome:
- the LOC122091321 gene encoding amidase 1-like, producing MAAVESDFGAFVEKLVLQPPQTASTQQLPLNGLTFAIKDIFDIEGHVTGNGNPDWAKTHLPAVSTAPTVLALLNAGATSVGKTVLDELACSLFGENIHYGTPINPCAPDRIPGGSSSGSAVAVAAKLVDFSIGTDTGGSVRAPAAFCGIYGFRPSHDLVPTSGVIPNSQSFDTVGWFARDPVILNQVGRALLQLPNVKPVQPSHIIVADDCFQLLSIPSDRVTQVLLKSIEKLFGGQIIRHTNLGDYIKDKVPSLKHFMGEDNAQLEYNVPSLVAISRAMRLLQRYEFKLNHGEWISSVKPDLAPFISERIQESLMATSENTDIVHKVRNELRAALTDLLEEFGILAIPTVPGPPFKLQTENVTLDNFRARAASLLCIAGVSGFCQVNIPLGMYDNLPVAVSLLAKHGADGFLLNLVEKLDGSLKEQIDIAQRISL from the exons ATGGCAGCGGTAGAGTCGGATTTCGGAGCTTTCGTGGAGAAACTCGTACTACAACCTCCACAGACTGCTTCTACTCAACAACTTCCACTGAACGGCCTCACTTTCGCCATCAAAGACAT ATTTGATATTGAAGGACACGTGACTGGAAATGGTAATCCGGATTGGGCCAAGACCCACTTGCCTGCCGTTTCAACGGCTCCTACTGTTTTAGCTCTCTTGAATGCTGGTGCCACATCTGTTGGCAAAACTGTTTTGGATGAATTGGCCTGCAG TCTATTTGGAGAAAACATACACTATGGAACACCCATTAATCCATGTGCCCCAGATCGGATACCTGGAGGATCTTCCAGTGGATCTGCTGTAGCAGTGGCAGCGAAGCTTGTAGATTTCTCCATAG GCACTGACACTGGAGGAAGTGTAAGAGCCCCTGCTGCATTCTGTGGAATTTATGGGTTTCGGCCTTCACATGATCTTGTTCCTACTAGTGGTGTTATTCCTAATTCACAGAGCTTTGATACAGTTG GATGGTTTGCAAGGGATCCTGTGATCTTGAATCAAGTAGGGCGTGCACTACTGCAACTACCTAATGTGAAACCTGTACAACCAAGTCACATTATTGTTGCAGATGACTGTTTCCAACTTCTGAGCATTCCCAGTGATCGTGTGACCCAGGTTCTTCTTAAGTCTATTGAAAAGTTGTTTGGAG GTCAAATCATTAGGCATACAAATCTTGGTGATTACATTAAGGATAAGGTTCCAAGTTTGAAGCATTTTATGGGTGAAGACAATGCTCAACTAGAGTACAATGTACCATCTTTAGTTGCCATTTCAAGAGCTATGAGGTTGCTTCAGAG GTATGAGTTCAAACTTAACCATGGAGAATGGATCAGTTCAGTTAAACCTGATTTAGCTCCATTCATATCAGAACGGATACAGGAATCCCTTATGGCAACAAGTGAAAACACTGACATAGTTCATAAGGTTAGGAATGAACTCCGTGCTGCTCTCACTGACCTGCTTGAG GAATTTGGTATACTTGCTATTCCTACCGTTCCTGGGCCTCCATTCAAGTTGCAAACAGAGAATGTTACACTTGATAATTTTCGTGCTAGAGCAGCCAGCTTGCTATGTATCGCTGGAGTCTCTGGGTTTTGCCAGGTGAATATACCCTTGGGAATGTATGATAACCTTCCGGTGGCAGTGTCTCTGTTGGCCAAGCATGGTGCAGATGGTTTtttgttgaatcttgttgagaAACTTGATGGTTCTTTGAAGGAACAGATTGATATTGCTCAAAGAATAAGTTTATGA